From Pedobacter aquae:
AGAATTTTCTATAAACCAAAGGTGCGTATCCATACCCCCACAAATAACACCGGCTAAGTAAATACCTTCCCTATTTGTCTCCATGGTATCTGGGTTATGTTGCGGATATTTTTTATCATCCTCGCTCATGGCGACCCCCATTTTATTTAAAAACTCAAAATTTGGTTGGTAGCCTGTTAAAGCCAAAACAAAATCATTTGCTAAACTTAACTCTCCTTCCGGAGTATCAACAATAACCTCTTTTGCTTTTATTTCTTTAATAGCTGATTTGAAATAAGCTTTTATAGCGCCCTCTGCTATCCTATTCTGAATATCGGGTCTAACCCAATATTTAACGCGTTCGCCAATATCTTCCGCCCTGATTATCATGGTAACATCTGCTCCTTTTCTGTAACATTCTAAAGCAGCATCTACCGATGAATTGCTAGCACCTACAACAATTACCTTTTGTAAGGCAAAATAATGCGGGTCTTTATAATAATGATAGACTTTGGGTAAATCCTCACCAGGCACATTTAGCAAAGCAGGTAAATCATAAAAACCGGTAGATAAGATAATATTCTTGCCTTTGTATGTATTTTTTGAGGTGATGATTTCATAATCATCCTTTTTATCTAAAGTTTGCACCTTCTCAAAAAGCTTGATGTTGAGTTTAAATTTTAAGGCTACCCTACGGTAATATTCTAGCGCTTCAGAACGAGTTGGTTTTGGATTATTAGAAACAAAAGGGACATCTCCAATCTCTAACTTTTCTGATGTAGAAAAGAAGGTCATGTTTTGCGGATAATTATAAATAGAGTTTACTAAACATCCTTTTTCTATGATAACATAGCTAAGCCCTGCTTGCTTTGCTTTAATACCACAAGCTAAACCAATGGGGCCTCCACCAATAATGATGATGTCATAAACTTCTTCCATAAATTGCTTTGTTTCTTGTACGAATATCGGTAAAACAAAAAAGCTTCCAAACTATGGAAGCTTTTAAAATTTTATTTCAATTTGATATTATTTACCTGCTGCTTTAGCGTGGTCTGCTAAAAACTGAGCTAAA
This genomic window contains:
- a CDS encoding YpdA family putative bacillithiol disulfide reductase, with translation MEEVYDIIIIGGGPIGLACGIKAKQAGLSYVIIEKGCLVNSIYNYPQNMTFFSTSEKLEIGDVPFVSNNPKPTRSEALEYYRRVALKFKLNIKLFEKVQTLDKKDDYEIITSKNTYKGKNIILSTGFYDLPALLNVPGEDLPKVYHYYKDPHYFALQKVIVVGASNSSVDAALECYRKGADVTMIIRAEDIGERVKYWVRPDIQNRIAEGAIKAYFKSAIKEIKAKEVIVDTPEGELSLANDFVLALTGYQPNFEFLNKMGVAMSEDDKKYPQHNPDTMETNREGIYLAGVICGGMDTHLWFIENSRIHADMIITSILAKSKKSVV